In Pochonia chlamydosporia 170 chromosome 3, whole genome shotgun sequence, the following are encoded in one genomic region:
- a CDS encoding Pfs domain-containing protein (similar to Aspergillus clavatus NRRL 1 XP_001270442.1): protein MSQRRSRSSSPPCPPQQQDDDDPHDVLTQARKNLQALLDSGVSPYMLLSRVDEAHTATGWQQEQSLQPRPIPFQQPQSDIAPLPPAPGSLIPAIASDTNLPVSASSSSATSTTATPKAEIKSEMSPERPSSSISHYPASIYSVSSRSSGRASIWSTSSGQSSTSRYSNPTIQIQPSLPLSPASVVNSLVGRPTSTTSRKSIYFCTSCECIFRRKYDWKRHEDEYHERWRKYPCPDCTRSFWDSNSFSYHHKNCHGCNPCTHAEQIVRYLRKRKYWACGFCCALHPARERHVEHVARHFESGLTKGDWTHSRVIYGLLHQPLVREAWDRLVESKRPKHNENRERFSWVYSETRRAYSENGGPHQLQDILEFFSGDESEARQVAHLAYDLANIFSPDSAPEDPFWTFLLDRSLFPSQPYPTTLQPSPDSISDGISHSRFRSPIVPPMLGSTPSLDGSLELQSSVIPPAMAAGECPIYPQIRPEPLSFGDWETLTGSFMGEQTTHVQQRQPTTGTTSADWGMLSHCNGPQATPRSLLENPEPVSIHEDVNHMTAENSDSWSIIFLKPKVFVQELANDMFCRTRSGSVDEAIRKRVSMSLPDLLVAFAIKFGLDGPSKKHRDVAYFVFCHKFEIAKSFAEFCFERDQQDAAAGPVDSDDTYLERLKNLWLTNDNPPMPQHTEEINKPELEGPRPQESHISFTQPNPETRVNRSPSEGPIEMIENQDGEMPEIWLLSLREFVYKTRAYAWLLSRLDSEYRLCPTEPNSLRAIREGVMSSLPFNRTIGGDTTVQRCYARYELKWDILGFFETQGYSEMPYRVFESVITLTGSCLDAQAATCAQYLRQTWPSTGEAMIRLLKGVLLEEEGRPHSCKMSDGTILVAWRERSTFVVEVDGDNISVVEAAEQLGWLGAAFRASPRRSGLVYCTPTITNIRQYSTVQEETLADITCEIGFTMEEVSKHASNGNGQCWHNIFRNPVIVKGYPIPHRVERETGLEVSLNIMAGLAGTERFDRFKDLMYIKGFSTMLVPTKRNGNMLYWHLIYKEDEGRISYLDDYVDQKQHVHSADLDALRHVLGWCSEANLYAGKNFFNMYLSSTSNIKHLTGSAKAEFPSTYLRLPKPHKGCALADTEVSAGRLIQGGPAFSIGNKDMPARVSRGGYIPGLEWISTKFVLLWDEDDKRGWLMNGASALLHVLRASLEYTGKGKFRSALLCSGEDLEDSPRPFTADAAVDVLINPLNLGLKLYREGDGHILLQSLVERFYNVMEKMIDHQMDIAGRCGRNLSETPRGYLEGWDFEDLAKKRDPLYPCVANLTAAGRGWVDFTRSIHAVTLIGRGFGDIIQPAGPNVCEKWAKLPKQQYYISSLVSDLAEVMRVHGNCAADHFRLSDDLIWHTPTTIFTICQCKEGLGGNHCEPVQTIFPLSLSTRLPPRKHPIPNGHGAVIFGHNSHFSWVWGDSGHPQETRRRENASLCSVVEMEFDSPNDSGIGLSLASSRSEGQRSSRSESSNRRSTRVPSDSDNEAMMQEPSDFVKQKKYSRGQYKVGIICALPKELMAVRALFDENHDNLPASKFDTNSYSLGMMEHHWVVAACLPSGEYGTNSAAAAAANMRRSFKSIRFCLLVGIAGGVPSDKNDIRLGDVVVSRPTGNWSGVIQYDLGKEKEGRPFERTGSLRPPPRALSTAVSSLRSDPTLPTDPLFPYLQTIHARLAGFPQYKPPDKPDVLPRTACVSCRDHQVYREHCSHPVHRVPRQTTAPVIHYGLIASGNRVVKDAATRDQLADDGVLCVEMEAAGVINTVDCLVIRGICDYCDVQKDDDWQEYAAAVAAAYAKLLLRYVAHEKIKAGRRKWKFRMTNS, encoded by the exons ATGTCGCAAAGGCGGAGCCGGAGTTCGTCGCCGCCATGCCCAccgcagcagcaagatgatgatgatccACATGATGTTCTCACTCAGGCTAGAAAGAACCTCCAGGCCTTGCTTGATTCGGGAGTCTCTCCGTATATGCTTCTCAGTCGGGTGGATGAAGCTCACACGGCCACGGggtggcagcaagaacagtCTCTGCAGCCGCGTCCGATTCCCTTTCAGCAACCACAGTCAGATATTGCGCCGCTCCCTCCTGCTCCTGGCTCTCTGATACCCGCAATTGCGAGTGACACGAATCTCCCCGTGTCTGCATCCAGCAGCAGCGCCACCTCAACAACGGCCACACCCAAAGCTGAGATCAAGAGTGAGATGTCGCCTGAGCGGCCTTCGT CATCTATTAGCCACTACCCAGCCTCTATCTACTCTGTCTCATCTCGATCTTCTGGCCGTGCCTCCATCTGGTCCACGAGTTCCGGCCAGTCTTCCACATCGCGGTACTCGAATCCAACTATCCAAATCCAACCATCCCTCCCTCTCTCGCCAGCTTCAGTCGTCAATAGCCTCGTAGGCCGTCCCACCAGCACAACGAGCAGAAAGAGTATCTACTTTTGTACCTCTTGTGAGTGCATCTTTAGGCGCAAATATGACTGGAAGCGCCACGAGGATGAGTATCATGAGCGCTGGCGCAAGTACCCATGCCCTGACTGTACGCGAAGCTTTTGGGATTCTAACTCGTTCTCCTATCACCACAAAAATTGTCATGGCTGCAATCCTTGCACCCATGCCGAACAGATCGTCAGATATCTCCGCAAGCGCAAGTACTGGGCttgtggcttctgctgcGCTCTGCATCCCGCTCGCGAACGTCACGTAGAGCACGTTGCCCGTCACTTCGAGTCTGGCCTGACCAAGGGTGACTGGACGCACTCGCGCGTCATCTATGGGCTTCTCCATCAGCCTCTCGTTCGTGAAGCTTGGGACCGCCTGGTTGAGAGCAAGCGGCCAAAACATAATGAGAACCGAGAACGGTTTTCTTGGGTATACAGCGAGACCCGCCGTGCCTATTCTGAGAATGGAGGCCCCCATCAGCTACAGGATATTCTTGAATTCTTTTCTGGTGACGAGAGCGAGGCCCGTCAGGTCGCCCACCTAGCTTACGACTTAGCA AATATATTCTCACCAGATTCGGCACCGGAGGATCCCTTCTGGACATTCCTTCTCGACCGTAGCCTGTTCCCCTCGCAGCCATATCCCACAACGTTGCAACcctcaccagactctatcTCAGACGGCATCTCGCACTCCCGCTTCAGGTCTCCAATAGTACCCCCAATGCTGGGGTCAACTCCGAGCTTAGATGGCAGTCTTGAGTTGCAGTCCTCAGTAATACCACCAGCTATGGCCGCCGGCGAATGTCCCATATACCCCCAGATCCGCCCCGAACCACTCTCATTCGGTGACTGGGAGACACTCACAGGCAGCTTCATGGGAGAGCAGACGACACACGTCCAACAGCGCCAGCCCACAACTGGCACCACGTCTGCTGACTGGGGAATGCTTTCACACTGCAATGGACCCCAAGCCACCCCAAGGTCGTTGCTCGAGAACCCGGAGCCAGTTTCAATCCATGAAGATGTTAACCATATGACTGCTGAGAATTCAGATTCGTGGAGTATAATATTTCTGAAGCCGAAGGTTTTCGTACAGGAGCTAGCAAACGACATGTTCTGCAGGACCCGTTCAGGAAGTGTGGATGAAGCGATACGAAAAAGGGTCTCTATGAGTCTCCCCGACCTGCTAGTGGCTTTTGCGATAAAGTTTGGGCTTGATGGCCCATCGAAAAAGCATCGAGATGTCGCGTATTTTGTGTTTTGTCATAAATT TGAGATTGCCAAGTCTTTTGCTGAGTTTTGTTTCGAACGAGATCAGCAGGACGCCGCGGCAGGCCCTGTTGACTCGGATGACACCTACCTGGAAAGACTCAAGAACCTTTGGCTTACGAATGATAACCCTCCAATGCCCCAGCATACGGAAGAGATAAATAAGCCTGAACTAGAAGGCCCCCGCCCCCAGGAGAGTCATATAAGTTTTACTCAACCAAACCCAGAAACTAGGGTTAATCGGTCCCCAAGTGAGGGGCCTATCGAAATGATCGAAAACCAGGATGGGGAAATGCCTGAGATTTGGCTTCTCTCTTTGCGAGAGTTTGTCTACAAGACTAGGGCTTATGCCTGGCTACTTTCGCGACTAGACAGCGAATACCGTCTCTGTCCAACAGAGCCAAACAGCCTTCGGGCGATCCGGGAAGGGGTTATGTCATCGCTCCCATTCAATCGTACCATAGGTGGAGACACGACTGTGCAGAGATGTTATGCGAGATATGAGCTTAAGTGGGACATTCTTGGATTCTTTGAGACCCAGGGGTATTCGGAAATGCCATACCGGGTATTCGAGAGCGTCATCACCCTAACTGGATCATGCCTAGATGCACAGGCCGCAACTTGTGCGCAATACTTacgccagacttggccatcgACAGGAGAGGCAATGATTCGGCTGCTTAAAGGGGTCCTCCTGGAGGAAGAGGGCCGTCCGCATTCGT GCAAAATGTCAGATGGAACAATACTTGTCGCATGGCGCGAAAGATCGACATTCGTGGTAGAAGTTGACGGGGATAATATTTCCGTTGTGGAGGCTGCAGAAcagcttggctggctcgGGGCTGCTTTTAGAGCTTCGCCACGGCGGAGCGGGCTTGTCTACTGCACGCCAACTATCACGAATATCCGCCAGTACAGTACCGTGCAAGAGGAGACTTTAGCTGACATCACATGTGAAATCGGATTCACAATGGAAGAAGTCTCCAAGCATGCTAGCAACGGCAATGGCCAGTGCTGGCACAACATCTTCAGAAATCCGGTAATAGTCAAAGGTTATCCCATTCCTCATAGAGTTGAGAGGGAGACAGGCCTGGAGGTGTCACTCAACATAATGGCAGGGCTGGCTGGAACTGAGCGATTCGACCGATTTAAAGATCTTATGTACATCAAGGGGTTCTCAACAATGCTAGTTCCCACGAAGAGGAATGGGAATATGCTTTACTGGCATCTGATTTACAAAGAGGACGAGGGGCGGATATCCTACCTAGACGACTATGTGGACCAAAAACAGCACGTTCACAGTGCGGATCTGGATGCCCTTCGCCATGTCTTAGGCTGGTGCTCAGAAGCCAACCTCTATGCTGGTAAGAACTTTTTCAACATGTATCTGAGTAGTACTAGTAACATTAAGCATTTGACAGGCTCGGCCAAAGCAGAGTTTCCTAGCACCTACTTAAGGCTCCCCAAGCCTCATAAAGGCTGCGCACTCGCTGACACTGAGGTGTCGGCAGGACGACTGATCCAAGGTGGGCCGGCTTTTAGTATCGGTAATAAAGACATGCCAGCTCGAGTGTCCCGAGGCGGGTATATTCCTGGGCTTGAATGGATATCCACCAAGTTCGTCCTCCTGTGGGACGAGGATGATAAACGAGGATGGCTCATGAACGGCGCAAGCGCATTATTACATGTCTTACGAGCCTCTTTGGAGTATACTGGCAAGGGCAAATTCCGATCGGCGCTCCTTTGTAGCGGGGAAGATCTTGAAGACTCTCCTAGGCCTTTTACAGCTGACGCGGCCGTTGACGTGCTAATCAATCCACTTAATTTGGGTCTGAAATTGTACCGCGAGGGGGATGGCCATATTCTTCTCCAGAGCCTGGTTGAACGCTTTTATAAcgtgatggagaagatgattgaCCATCAAATGGATATTGCCGGACGGTGTGGCCGAAACCTGAGTGAAACCCCACGGGGATATCTCGAGGGCTGGGATTTTGAGGATTTGGCCAAAAAGCGAGATCCGTTGTATCCGTGCGTGGCTAATCTAACCGCCGCTGGGAGAGGATGGGTCGATTTTACGAGGTCCATTCACGCTGTCACATTGATTGGCCGCGGGTTTGGTGACATTATCCAGCCTGCTGGCCCGAATGTCTGTGAGAAATGGGCCAAGCTTCCAAAGCAGCAATACTACATCTCAAGTTTGGTCTCTGACCTGGCCGAGGTGATGAGAGTACATGGCAATTGCGCTGCCGATCATTTTCGGCTCAGCGATGACTTGATATGGCACACCCCGACTACGATCTTCACGATTTGCCAATGCAAGGAGGGTTTAGGAGGAAATCATTGTGAGCCCGTGCAGACAATTTTCCCATTGTCTCTATCTACCAGATTGCCTCCCAGAAAGCATCCGATTCCGAATGGACATGGGGCTGTTATTTTCGGGCACAATTCACACTTCTCGTGGGTCTGGGGAGATTCCGGACACCCCCAGGAAACCAGACGCAGAGAAAATGCGTCATTATGCAGtgtggttgagatggaaTTTGATTCACCCAATGACAGTGGCATTGGTCTAAGCCTGGCATCGTCGAGATCCGAGGGGCAACGCTCATCTCGGTCAGAGTCGAGCAATCGGCGTTCGACGCGGGTCCCGAGCGACTCTGACAACGAGGCCATGATGCAGGAACCGTCAGATTTTGTCAAGCAGAAAAAGTATAGCAGAGGGCAGTACAAAGTGGGAATTATCTGCGCGCTGCCAAAGGAACTCATGGCAGTCCGAGCGCTGTTTGACGAGAATCACGACAACCTCCCAGCGTCGAAGTTCGACACCAACAGCTATTCGCTTGGCATGATGGAGCATCACTGGGTTGTAGCCGCTTGTCTCCCGAGCGGCGAGTACGGTACCAACTCTgccgcagccgccgcagccaacatgaGACGAAGCTTCAAGTCCATCCGCTTCTGCCTTTTGGTGGGCATCGCGGGCGGCGTGCCATCGGACAAGAACGACATCCGCCTTGGGGACGTGGTTGTCAGCAGACCTACAGGAAATTGGTCCGGGGTAATCCAATACGACCTCGgcaaagagaaagaaggcaGGCCTTTTGAACGGACGGGCTCACTGCGCCCTCCGCCCCGTGCCCTCAGCACGGCCGTCAGCTCGCTCCGTTCGGATCCGACCCTGCCGACGGACCCACTATTCCCGTACCTCCAGACGATCCACGCCCGTCTTGCCGGTTTCCCCCAGTACAAGCCGCCGGACAAACCAGACGTGCTGCCCCGAACCGCCTGCGTCTCGTGCAGAGATCACCAGGTATACCGCGAACACTGTTCCCACCCGGTACATCGCGTCCCGCGTCAAACGACTGCACCTGTCATACACTACGGACTCATAGCGTCTGGCAACCGCGTCGTCAAGGACGCGGCGACCCGGGACCAATTAGCCGACGACGGCGTGCTGTGCGTTGAGATGGAGGCCGCTGGCGTGATCAACACGGTTGATTGCCTCGTGATCCGCGGCATCTGCGATTACTGCGATGTTCAAAAAGATGACGACTGGCAGGAATatgcggcggcggtggcggcggcatatGCGAAACTTTTGCTTCGCTACGTCGCTCATGAGAAAATCAAGGCGGGCCGAAGGAAGTGGAAATTTAGAATGACCAATTCGTAA
- a CDS encoding phosphoglycerate mutase family protein (similar to Verticillium dahliae VdLs.17 XP_009648782.1), translating into MEPFIYLVRHAEAEHNISKQFSQRDPPLTQVGIEQASSLETTFPEPRSIAIVLTSPLKRALQTTLAGFSHVIALDRDDTDNGIRNARPNGSKRALLEEAFPSVDFSMLDKDWFLKTGIYAADEESVALRAKAFREKLWGLADSVQREQPMSSSHSAIVVVTHGVFMKYLTLDKNIDLPKAGWQTFRLVKITNGEVILSPV; encoded by the exons ATGGAACCTTTCATTTATCTCGTTCGCCACGCTGAAGCGGAGCACAACATTTCCAAACAATTTTCGCAGCGAGACCCGCCTTTAACTCAAGTCGGCATTGAGCAGGCATCATCTTTGGAGACGACATTTCCAGAGCCCCGCTCGATTGCTATTGTTCTTACGTCGCCTCTTAAACGCGCTCTACAAACTACATTGGCCGGATTTTCGCATGTCATCGCCCTAGATCGTGATGACACCGACAACGGAATCAGAAATGCCAGACCTAATG GCTCTAAGCGCGCTTTGTTGGAAGAGGCTTTCCCAAGCGTCGATTTCAGCATGTTGGACAAAGACTGGTTTCTGAAGACTGGAATTTACGCAGCAGATGAAGAGAGCGTTGCTCTAAGGGCTAAGGCATTTCGCGAGAAGCTATGGGGCCTTGCTGATTCTGTGCAAAGGGAACAGCCGATGTCTTCGAGCCACAGTGCAATTGTAGTTGTCACACATGGGGTGTTCATGAAATACTTGACACTAGATAAGAATATTGACCTTCCCAAGGCAGGGTGGCAAACGTTTCGCTTGGTCAAAATCACCAATGGCGAAGTGATTCTATCACCCGTTTAG
- a CDS encoding maltase (similar to Neosartorya fischeri NRRL 181 XP_001261589.1), with protein sequence MTQKLGQAGRNHKNPKRVWWKEASVYQIYPASFSDSNGDGIGDIPGIVNKLDYLKDLGVDVVWLCPVYESPQVDMGYDIADYRAIHAPYGTMENVEALIEGLHDRDMKFVMDLVVNHTSDQHVWFQESRSSPQSTKRDWYIWRKPVIDKEGNMHPPNNWASIFGGSAWTFDDISGEYYLHLFCPEQPDLNWENPHVVDEVHQVMRYWLNKGVDGFRMDVINLISKEPGLPNAPITIPEQDFQPADLFFANGPRLHEYLRGLREILDEYDAFAVGEMPFVADEQEVLRSVASHRKELNMIFQFDMVSMDNGKAGKFSPQDWTLDTLRSIVNRWQTCMYRHDGWNALFLENHDQSRSVSRFTPHKTAHRTAAATMLATFIGMQAGTLFIYQGQELGMSNLPASWPMNEYKDVETQNLYQLALAQDLEKNQLDALLNEIRLKARDHSRSPIQWDSERHGGFTTGTPWMRVNDDYTHHNAKQQLSDPGSVLAYWKRVLRARKKFRDTVIYGDFRLLDLEHDAVFSYQRTGCQGVITVVTNFTGKQLTWETLDRLPPSWRMQDVVLSNYPVQAALQPGKMLLRPFEALVFFEGS encoded by the exons ATGACCCAAAAACTTGGACAAGCAGGAAGGAACCACAAGAATCCTAAGCGAGTATGGTGGAAAGAGGCGTCAGTCTACCAAATATATCCAGCATCATTTTCCGACAGTAATGGCGACGGCATTGGGGATATCCCCGGCATCGTGAATAAGCTTGACTATCTTAAAGATCTCGGCGTGGATGTCGTCTGGCTATGCCCTG TATACGAGTCACCCCAGGTGGACATGGGGTATGACATAGCCGACTATCGAGCCATTCATGCCCCATATGGGACCATGGAAAATGTTGAAGCACTGATTGAAGGTTTGCACGACAGGGATATGAAATTTGTTATGGACTTGGTGGTGAATCACACGTCAGATCAA CATGTTTGGTTTCAAGAGTCCCGTTCATCGCCTCAGAGCACCAAGAGAGACTGGTATATTTGGAGGAAGCCAGTCATCGACAAAGAAGGAAATATGCACCCCCCGAATAATTGGGCTTCCATCTTTGGAG GGAGCGCATGGACATTCGATGACATCTCAGGTGAATACTATCTACACCTCTTCTGCCCTGAGCAGCCGGACTTGAACTGGGAGAACCCCCACGTCGTCGATGAAGTGCATCAAGTCATGAGATATTGGCTCAACAAGGGCGTTGACGGTTTCCGAATGGATGTCATCAACTTAATTAGTAAAGAGCCCGGTCTTCCAAATGCCCCAATCACCATTCCTGAGCAGGATTTCCAGCCAGCAGATCTGTTCTTTGCCAACGGTCCCCGTCTCCACGAATATTTGCGTGGTCTCCGCGAAATTTTAGACGAATATGACGCCTTTGCTGTCGGGGAAATGCCTTTTGTAGCTGACGAACAAGAGGTCCTCCGCTCTGTAGCCTCCCACCGAAAGGAACTGAACATGATTTTCCAGTTTGACAT GGTGTCCATGGATAATGGCAAAGCAGGAAAATTCTCGCCTCAGGACTGGACGCTCGACACATTACGTTCGATAGTCAACAGGTGGCAAACATGCATGTATCGCCATGACGGATGGAAcgccttgttcttggaaaACCACGACCAGAGCCGATCAGTGTCAAGGTTTACGCCGCACAAGACTGCTCACAGAACAGCCGCGGCGACGATGTTGGCTACCTTCATCGGCATGCAAGCGGGCACCTTGTTCATTTATCAGGGTCAAGAGCTGGGCATGTCGAACCtgccagcttcttggcccATGAACGAATACAAGGACGTGGAGACACAAAATCTCTACCAGTT AGCGCTGGCGCAAGACCTTGAAAAGAATCAGCTGGACGCACTCTTGAACGAGATCAGGCTCAAAGCAAGAGACCACAGCAGATCCCCAATTCAG TGGGACTCTGAGAGACACGGAGGCTTTACCACAGGAACACCTTGGATGCGCGTCAATGACGACTACACGCATCATAACGCGAAGCAACAACTGTCTGATCCGGGTAGTGTGTTGGCTTATTGGAAACGAGTGCTGCGGGCTCGCAAGAAGTTTCGTGACACTGTTATATACGGCGATTTCAGGCTCCTAGATCTCGAGCACGATGCCGTCTTCTCTTATCAGCGCACAGGGTGTCAAGGAGTGATTACCGTAGTAACAAATTTCACTGGTAAACAGCTTACATGGGAGACACTCGATAGATTACCACCGTCTTGGAGAATGCAAGATGTTGTTCTGTCTAATTACCCAGTTCAGGCTGCATTACAACCCGGGAAAATGCTGCTGCGGCCGTTTGAGGCTTTGGTCTTTTTTGAAGGAAGCTGA
- a CDS encoding amylase cluster transcriptional regulator AmyR (similar to Aspergillus oryzae RIB40 XP_001820290.2) translates to MSFANLDTPNWHGLPTSAESSVPSDSVTASSASYESPASMRINQGDVDGRGFEALQSRSDSASACNILTPLSSWPRMEEASSLQLPSTFFEPYVRLFVDRLYPIFPVLDSQYLLGLVVHLDDNAEPPSITKAEYALLSSLTAATIVQLNMEDSSTVPGVISPCGDESDHRSGSHGIQVPSSSAQFFVSQCRQTRQEYDFIQELDESTILTSFFLFAYYGNLDQSRLAWYYLHEAIGFAQSLGLDNPETYIDLSTAMQQQRCRLFWLLFISERAFAIQHRRQVVLRPSIDFPKVFDSHNPKLIYGFVALTKVFKSIDDDFISRWRSSHDHHRGEVVDYHKTTASLLNDSDLAGVLSISEIDDTQKLDVLVTQQWLRILVYQIHLRRPPSSFSSSANLEQNTSEARGKKPKLASSKFDYRHIVDTCKNLMQVLSRANRVLLEAHGIGMEQKISDAANCLCDVLTRQAASDISNEMSHRAPELLHRYMVFLSFFRNHESQYFQPLQQKAGLVLTQGLHMSCLPMHDCSVDQMPPHCQGGGGGQIYADEEASPSS, encoded by the exons ATGTCGTTTGCGAACCTGGATACGCCAAACTGGCACGGGCTTCCAACATCCGCGGAGTCCTCTGTCCCGAGTGATAGCGTCACTGCATCGTCAGCATCGTATGAAAGCCCTGCTTCTATGCGGATCAATcaaggtgatgttgatgggcGAGGTTTTGAGGCTCTCCAGTCCAGGTCGGACTCGGCCAGCGCCTGCAACATCCTTACGCCTCTATCAAGTTGGCCACGTATGGAAGAAGCATCATCACTTCAGCTGCCATCAACCTTCTTTGAGCCCTATGTGCGACTCTTCGTCGACAGATTATACCCAATTTTCCCCGTCCTTGACTCTCAGTACTTGTTAGGCCTAGTAGTGCATTTAGATGACAATGCAGAACCACCATCGATAACAAAAGCCGAGTATGCGCTCCTGTCGTCTCTCACCGCCGCAACCATTGTACAGCTCAACATGGAAGACTCTTCAACTGTACCAGGAGTTATTAGTCCGTGTGGTGACGAATCTGATCACCGGTCCGGCTCTCACGGTATCCAAGTgccttcgtcgtcggcgCAGTTTTTCGTTTCTCAGTGTCGACAGACGCGCCAAGAATATGACTTTATCCAAGAGCTGGACGAATCAACCATTCTGACATCTTTTTTCCTCTTTGCTTACTATGGTAACTTGGATCAAAGTCGACTGGCTTGGTACTATCTACATGAAGCCATTGGCTTTGCCCAATCGCTGGGTTTGGACAACCCCGAAACCTACATTGACTTGAGCACAGcaatgcagcagcaaagatGCCGATTATTTTGGCTTCTATTCATTTCAgaaag AGCATTTGCCATTCAACACCGACGGCAAGTTGTGCTACGGCCGTCGATTGATTTCCCAAAGGTGTTCGACTCACACAATCCAAAGCTCATATATGGCTTTGTGGCGCTTACAAAGGTTTTCAAATCCATCGATGACGACTTCATTTCACGGTGGAGAAGTTCCCATGACCATCACCGTGGTGAAGTGGTGGACTATCACAAGACAACGGCAAGTCTCTTGAATGACTCGGATCTAGCAGGCGTTCTTTCGATATCAGAAATAGATGATACGCAAAAGTTGGACGTCTTGGTCACTCAACAGTGGCTTCGCATTCTTGTGTATCAGATCCACCTCCGACGACCACCATCttcattttcatcttcagccaacCTTGAGCAAAACACATCCGAGGCACGGGGGAAAAAGCCCAAGCTCGCTAGCAGCAAGTTTGACTATCGCCACATTGTCGATACTTGCAAGAATTTGATGCAGGTGCTCTCCAGGGCAAATAGAGTGTTGCTCGAAGCGCACGGCATAGGCATG GAACAAAAGATATCAGACGCGGCAAATTGTCTTTGTGACGTTCTCACGAGACAGGCGGCCAGCGATATTAGCAATGAAATGAGCCATCGTGCTCCTGAGTTGCTGCACCGCTACATGgttttcttgtctttctttcGTAATCATGAAAGCCAATATTTCCAGCCATTACAGCAAAAGGCCGGCTTGGTCTTGACGCAAGGCTTGCACATGTCGTGCCTGCCAATGCATGACTGTTCAGTTGACCAGATGCCACCACATTGTCaaggcggcggtggcggcCAGATTTAtgctgatgaagaagctAGCCCGTCCAGTTAG